The sequence TAGCTATTTGGCAGTCAGCACCACGGTTATAAGGATCCGCAAAATCCTCGTTCTTTCTAACAAAAACTCCACCTCACACAAACGTCTCGGTTGCTATAAGCAACCTATTGTAATAAGGAATTATCACATTCCTTACCACAACATCCGCCATCTCTTGGCGGAAACGTTCCAAAAAACAAAAACTTCAAACAAAAGCTGGCTGCTGAATAGGTGACCTTGAAAATGAAAACACCTATACACCAAGCAGTCTTAGCCGATCAAGTTATAGAGCTCCTGGACCCAAAACCTGGGCAGAGCTACTTTGACGGTACAGCCGGTTACGGCGGCCATGCGCAGTTAATATCTGAACGCATCGGCCCAAGTGGCCGGATGATACTGGCAGACCGGGATCCTAGAGCCATTAAATGGCTAGGGGGGCGGTTTGGCGGGAAGGCAGAGATTATACAGAGCGATTTTCTAGCAGCAGCCGAAAGGCTGACTGAAACCGGAGAATCAGTAGATATGATCTTGCTCGATCTGGGTGTTTCGTCACCACAGCTAGATGAGTCCGAGCGCGGATTTAGCTTTCGTCACACAGGGCCGCTTGATATGCGCATGGACAGCTCTCAGGAGCTGACAGCCGCCGAAGTCGTTAACAGTTATCCGCAGGCAAAATTAGCCGAGATAATAAATACCTACGGCGAGGAGCACCGGGCAAGAGCCATAGCCGCTCGGATTGCCGCCCACCGGCCACTAGCTACTACGACCGAGCTGGCGAGTCTTGTCGCAGGAGTTGTCCGATCAGACCGCGATACCCATCCAGCTACCCGTACCTTCCAAGCACTACGTATTTATGTCAACAGCGAGCTTACACAGTTAGAGCAAGCCCTACCAAAGCTGGTAGAGCTGCTTGCGCTAAATGGCCGATTAGCCATTATTAGCTTCCATTCGCTAGAAGACAGAATAGTGAAGAATTTCTTTACGTACGAATCCAAGGATTGCATTTGCCCGCCGAAACAACCGGTTTGCACATGCAGTCATACTGCCAGCCTCCGAATTCTAACCAAAAAGGCAGTTAAGGGTTCAACTGACGATACTATCAACCCGCGTGCCCGCAGCGCGAAGCTCAGGGCCGCAGTGAAAATAAAAACAAACAAAAGGGGACAAAAGTGACTTTGGTTATCAAAAACCAATCCGCCCGAGCCATACGAGTTAAGGTTCAGGTGATCAAACGGCAGAAGTAATTCTGCTTCCTGGGGCGGTCCGCACAAAAATTTGCGGACTCGCCCCCAAAAGAAAACAAACACAAAAAGGATAAAAAATGACCACAGCAACATACGCTATTAGAAGGAATCAAAATCTCTACCGCAGTAAATCACAAATTAACTTCGGCCCAGTTTCACTTAGCTTCGTGGCAGTTGCCGCCATTGCCGTACTGGCTCTGCTATACCTGACCCAGATTACTAAAACCAGTGTTTTTGGCTATAAAGTGACCGAACTGGAGCAACAGCGCAATACTGCCTTACAGGCCAAGCAGGCACTTGAGGTAGAGGCGGCCAGACTGTCTTCGATTCAAAATATTCAATCATCCAAAGCGGTTGAGGGTATGGAGCCTGAGACCCGCCCCACTTACGTTAAACAGTAGGAATAAGTGACTAATTACTCTGACAGCTTACAGCAAAGAAGACGCCTGCTTGCACTCCAGGCTTTGCTGGTTGGCATTTGTGTACTGATTGGCCTGCGTTTAGTCTATCTGCAGATTCTGCAGCATGGCCGTTACGCAGCTATGGCCAACTCGGCACATCAACGCCAATATGAAATCCCCGCAAAACGGGGGGAGATATTTATTCGTGATGGCGAGGTTAAGGTGCCACTAGCCCTTAACCAGACCATGAAGCTACTCTATGCCGACCCGAGTGTGATTCATAACAAGCCAAAAACGGCACTTTTGCTAGCCGGTGCTACAGGTGATCAGCCAGAAGGCTACATGAAGGCTTTGGAGCAGGGAGGCGCTTACGTTGTGCTCAAGCGCAAGATCGATGCTCCCACTGCTCAAAAAATCTCTGCTTTAAATCTTAAAGGAGTCGGGCTAAGAGACCAAGATTATCGGGTGTATCCGGAGGGGGCGCTCGGTAGCCAGGTCCTGGGATTCGTCAATACTGAAGGGAATGGCCAGTACGGCATAGAGGGCTTTCTTAACTTGCAGCTTAAGGGCGTGAGTGGCTTGCAAAAAGCCAAGACCGATACTAACGGCATACCTATTGCAACTGCTGGTAATACACTTAAAAAGCCAGTTGACGGTACCAGTTACGTTCTGACTATCGATCGTAATATACAGGCCCAGGTAGAGAAGTTTTTGAAGGAGGGGGTGGATAATTTTAAGGCCAAAAGCGGCAGTGTGATTGTAATGGACCCGAAGACGGGGGCAGTAAAAGCCATGGCCAACTATCCTAATTTTGACCCGAATGAATACGGCAAGACGAAAGACTTTAAGGTTTTTAGCAACGAGTCGGTCAGCAGCCAATTTGAGCCAGGGTCAGGGTTTAAAATCTACACTATGGCAGCCGGCCTGGATTCCGGCAAGATCAAAACCGATACTACATATGATGACACCGGCTCGTACGAGGTTGACGGCTACACTATCAAAAACGCCCACGATAAAAAGTCGGGCCCAAATACCCCTATGACACATATAATTCGCGACTCTCTCAATACCGGCGTCATATTCATACTACGGAGCATGGGCACGGATGCTACCAAGATCACCCCGGCGGCCAAGCAGAGTTTTTATGAATATATTACCAAGCGTTTTGGCTTCGGGGTGCGTACAGGTATTGAGCAGGCCTATGAGGCTCAGGGCAATGTAAACCCGCCCAAGAGCAGTAATGTGAACTATGCCAATATGACTTTCGGCCAGGGTGTTTCGGTAACTATGATCCAAATGGTAACGGCCGCTTCGGCTATTGCTAACGGCGGCAAACTATACCAGCCTTACCTGGTCGATCAAGCGATTGCCTCAGATGGGAATGTGGTATCAAAAACTCAGCCCAAAGTGATTCGCGACAAGGTGATATCCGAACAGGCGGCACGTGAGACCAGGGCTATGATGCAGGTGGTAGTAGAGCGGGGTTCTGGCTGGATGGCCAAAACTCCCGGCTACAATATAGCCGGTAAAACCGGTACGGCCCAGGTGCCAAAACTCGATGGCAAAGGCTATGAAGAGAATAAGAATATCGGTAGTTTTGTCGGCTTTGCTCCGACGGAAGACCCTAGGTTCGTTGTTATTGTTAGGGTTAGTGAACCCCAAACCAATGATTTTGCCGAAAAAACTACCGTGCCGGTGTTTGCCAATATCACTAGGTGGCTGTTGAAATATTATGCGATTGCGCCCTCGGGTTAAGCCATGATTGATACTTTATATGCTAAAATTACAGAAATGAACTTCCTAAACAACGCTGAAATCATACCTCTCTCACATATACTTTTTGCGGCTATAGCCGGGTTTTTACTTTCGATGATACTAACTCCGATCTATACCAAGATCGCTTATCGTTATAAATGGTGGAAGCAGTCAAGAACCCACGCCATCACTGGCGAGAAGGCTCCGATTTATCAAAAGCTTCATGCAGCCAAACACAAGCGCAACATACCGACAATGGGAGGTATAGTCACTATTCTGACGGTTGGGTTGGTAACCCTGGCCATTAACCTCGATCGTGAGCAGACCTGGCTGCCTATCTTTACACTAGTAGCGGCTGGTATGGTGGGGCTGCTCGATGATTATTTAAATATCCGCAGTACTGGCGGAATTGCCGGTATGCGAGGCAAGATAAAGTTCAGTTTAATCTTGGGCATTGCTGTGGCCGGTGCTATCTATTTCTACTACAAGCTAGGCTACAGCTTGATCCATATTCCTGCAGTTGGTGATTTTAATATTGGCTGGCTATATATTCCGCTATTTATTGCGGTAGTAGTTTCTACGGCAAATGCCGTAAATATCACAGACGGGCTAGACGGCCTCTCTGGCGGATTACTCTCCACGGCCTTTGGAGCATTTGCCATTATCGCTTATTTTCAGGGCAACTTCGGTATTGCCGGCTTTTGCGCCACGGTAGTAGGAGCTATGCTGACATATACCTGGTTTAACATTTATCCCGCGCGGTTCTTTATGGGGGATTCAGGCGCTTTTGCGCTTGGTACAACCTTAGGGGTGGTGGCGGCCCTGACCAACGCGATAGCTGTTCTGCCTATTATTGGTGCGGTCTTTGTAGTTGAGGCCGGTTCCAGTGCATTGCAGATATTCTCCAAAAAGCTGTTTAAGCGAAAAATTTTCCTGTCGGCCCCCATACATCACCATTTTGAGGCGCTTGGTTGGCCCGAAACGAAGGTTACGATGCGATTCTGGGTTGTAGGTCAGGTATGTGCAGCTGCGGGTTTGATACTAGGTCTGCTGGGTAATAAAGCACTGTAATGAGCAGGGCGGTAAGCACTAGAGGGCATCGGCCTGATTATGTACTGGCTATCACCATCTTTGTGCTGTTGGCATTCGGGCTAATTATGATGTACAACATTAACCCTGCGCTAAGCCAAAAGCTGCTGGGACGGGTCGATTCTGGTTACTATTTTCGCGGTCAGCTGACGAATGTAATTATTGGCCTTGCAGTCTGGCTGGCAGCTTCTTCTATTTATTATCGCCGCTGGCGGTCTTGGGCGCCGACCCTGATGGTGGTTTCTATCATTGCCTTGCTAGCCCTAATGGTTCCCGGTCTGAGTTTCGAGCGCAATGGCGCAACCAGGTGGCTTGGAATTGGCTCGTGGTCTTTCCAACCGGCTGAGCTGTTTAAGATTGCCTTGGTTTTTTACCTAGCGACTTGGTTCGAGCGCCGCGGCAGGGAGCTTACTAATTTTTGGGAGGGGGTCGTACCATTTAGCCTTATGCTGGTGTTCTCGGGTATTTTATTGGTAGTCTTCCAGAGAGATATGGGCACCATGATGGTGGTAGCTCTTTCTGCTATTGCCATGTTTTACGTAGCTGGGATTAAGCTACGCCACTTGTTAGTGTTGGCCGGCGCCGGTTTGGCAGCTGGTTGGTTGGCAATCGTGACCTTTCCGCATCGCATGTCTCGCGTGGCGGCCTTTTTGAACCCCAGCCAGAATACTGATGCGGGCGGCTACCATATCAACCAAGCCCTAATTGCTATCGGCAGCGGGGGGCTGTTCGGTCTGGGGCTCGGCAAGAGCATTCAGATTTATGGCTATTTGCCTGAGGCTTCGAACGATTCGATCTTTGCCGTAATTGCTGAGGAGTTTGGTTTTATTGGCGCCGGTTTAATAATTGCCCTGTTTAGTATCTTAATTTATCGCGGGCTTAAAATTGCAGCTGCGGCACCTGATTTATTTGGCCGCCTAGTAGCTACCGGCATAACAACCGTCTTTATGTTTCAGGCCTTTATAAATATTGCCGCCATGATCGCATTGGTACCATTGACTGGCATCCCCTTGCCGTTTATTAGTTATGGCGGTTCCAGTTTGGTTATTATGCTGGCCGGCGCCGGTATTTTGCAGAATATTTCTAAGTACACAGTAAGAGAGGTAGCAAGTGAAGATAGTCGCAAGCGGCGGAGGATCGGCCGGGCATATATCGCCGATCCTGGCAACGGTCGAAGCGTTAAAACCGCTCGGTAACATTCAGGTCCTATATATTGGCCAACAGGGGAGTTTGGAGCAGAGGATTGCTTCTTCTGCCGGCATAGACTTTGCGCCAATCCTAGCGGGTAAGTACCGGCGCAATCCTGCGCACAGCCGCATCCGGCGCATGCTGGATGTCTATAACTTGGCGCTTAATACCCGCGATATGGCAAAGCTTACGGCTGGTGTTATCCAGAGCCTCAAACTACTGCGCGCCTACCAGCCAGACGCTGTTTTTATTAAGGGCGGCTTTGTCGGGTTGCCGGTTGGGATTGCGGCAAGCCTGTTGCGTATCCCTTATTTAATCCACGAGTCCGACATCAGCCCCGGTCTTACCAATCGTGTTCTGGCAAAAAGAGCCGTTAAAATTGCCGTCGGCTTTCCAGTGCAGAAGTATCCTCAGTGGGACGAGTCCAAATTGGAGTTTACCGGTAACCCTATCCGTAAAGATATCTTGGGCTATCTGCCTGCCGAGGCGCTAAACTATTTTGGTCTTAGTAGCGATCTGCCTGTAATACTGGTAACCGGCGGCAGTCAGGGAGCAAGGGCGATTAATGAGATTGTACTGGCAGCCCTACCCAAGTTGTTAGAGAAATATCAGGTAATTCACGTCACGGGTGAAAAGCAGTTGGAGGCGGTGCAACAGCACTTACAACAACTTAATCCTCTTTATAAAGAGAGATATGTCGTAAAGTCATTCTTGCTTCATGACATAGGGCAGGCTTATGCCGCCGCCGACTTAGTAGTGGCCCGAGCCGGAGCCGGTACTATAGCCGAGCTAGCAGCTCTAGCTAAGCCAGCTATCTTGATACCGAATCAAGCAATGGCGGCCCACCAGATTGAGAACGCCAAAGCTCTCAGCCGCACTGGTGCAGCCAAAGTTCTCTACGAGCATCGCTTAACACCAGAGCAATTTGTGGCCCAAATTGATCAGATTATGGAATCAGAATCTGATCAGCAGACGCTGGCTGGTAATATCAAGGAATTCAGTGTGCCAGATGCCGATCGGCATTTAGCGGAATTGATTTATAAAGTAGCCGCCGCAAATAGGGAGGCTAGCCGATGAGGCGACCTTCCCGCCATGTTCGCAAGATAGGCCGGCCGGTCTATATTCGTAACCAAGGTGCAAAAAAGCGTCGGCGCCTGCCACAGGTCGCTAACTTTTTGCAAATAGCTATACTAGTCGTTGCCGCCTTCTTACTTCTGATCGGTGCGAGTCGTATCACTAAGGTAAGTGAGATTAAGGTAGATGGTACCAGTAGTCTTCCGCCAGCTAAAATCCAGAGGCTAGTGGGGGAAGGCTTAAGCCGGCAGTGGTTTGGTTCAAGCTTATTGATGGTTAACAGCAGTGCACTGGAGGGTGATTTGCTAGCAAAAGAAGCCGGTATAAAAAAAGTTGTAATTAAGCGTCGCCTCCCCGGAACTCTTACGGTTAAGATAACCGAACATAGTCCTAGTCTAAATTGGAAGACCACGAGCGGCCTCTACTTGCTTGATAATGAGGGGGTGGTATTGGGCGAGAGCAGGGGAGAGTACTCCAAGTTACCGGCTGTGCACGATAGCTCAAATTTGCCGGTGAAAAAGGGGGATAGGGTCGCTCCGTCTGCTTTTGTAGCTTTTTGCATAGAGCTTGCTAGCCGCCTGCCCGAAACCAAGCTGACAATTACCGAAATGCAAGTACCCGAGACTACCAGCGAGATCCACGTAAAAACCAGTAAAGGGTTTGTGATTAAGTTTGATACAACTCGCCCAGCAGGGGAGCAAATCCAGGATTTGCAGGCAGTTCTAAGCCACCTGGCCGCGCAGAAGAAAAGCCCGGCCGAATATATCGATCTTAGAATAGAACAGAAGGCATACTACAAGTAGCACTTCCCTTCCCTTTGTTCGGTTATTGTTCACATGAGCTTGTCAACATTTACCACAGAGCTCAGCCTGTAATTAAACATTAGGGTTTTACTAATGGGGCAGGGGATATGAGGTGTCAGAGTTACCACTATTTAGAGATTGCGTGTTTTTTACAACGCGGGAAGTTAGGGGGTCAGTATGGGGACTAAGAGAGGAAGGACGAGCCTAGCTAAGTATATATAACCAGTAAGCTCTGTTTTACCAGGTGTAATCACCCCCAGTATCTATCAAGATTACTATGTCGCAAAAGATACATTGTGCGACACAAGCACATATATCAAATAGGCCTAGTTCTCTTCGCTTGCCGCCCTAGTCTTTATCATGGCGCAATGATACTTCCTCACCCTGCCCGATTGCCTGCTCTCGGGTAGCTCCTGACACTACAAAATTGCGATGATTAACGCTTTTGGGCGCTGCTCCGGGCTTTTCTTCTGTCCGCTTCTGTTGGCCCTGATGGCCGTTTTGGCTTGCATTCTGATGCGGCCGATTCGGTCTATTACGGTTTCTATCGTGCCCAGATCGACTCTGGTTACCAGATCCATGCCGCCGCTCGGGGTTTTTAAGGTTGCGGATAAAGTTCGGTTTTTGTTCATCTGCAGATTTAGTCTTGGCTGCATCTGAGGCACCAGCTTCCTGTCCGCCGTTTGACCACTCAACGATCGCTTTTTCAATCTCTTCACGCCCCGAAGCAAACCGCTGCCGGCTGCTGTCGATAATACGCGCGCTCAGGTCGTTTTCTGGCTGCGGCATCATAATAGTTTTAGCCGAGAATGGCAGTGCCTTTTCGCCATCAATACTCATACTGATGAATATTTCCTGGTTATGCAGTTTTACCAAATCACCCGGCTCAAAAATCGGCTCAAAGTACTTACCCATCACACTGCCGTCTTCGGCGCCTACCCGGAAGGTCACCATCGAACCGACGTTGCCGAATACGGCATCTCTGACCGTCTCTGGCATCTGGGAAATGTATTGGTTGGCTACAGTCAGGTTTAGGCCATACTTACGGGCCTCAGAGAGAATTACGGCAAACGAATCGGTAGCAAAGTTCTGGAATTCGTCGACATAGAGGTAGAACGGCCGGCGTTCGCCAAGCGACACATTGGCTCGGCCCATGGCCGCTAGTTGGATCTTCGTAACCATTAGGGCACCTAATATAGCTGCGTTGTCCTCACCTACCATACCGCGCGAGAGGTTAACGATTAATATCTTGCCGTCGTCCATTACCTTGCGCAGGTCGATACTCGATTTCGGTTGACCGATGATATTGCGCACCAGCGGGTTGGCCGTAAAGGCTCCCACCTTGTTCAGAACTGGTGCCACGGCTTCATTGGCAAACTTATCATTCCAGCTGGCAAACTCATTCACCCAGAAGCTTTTAACTACAGGGTCTTGGATTTCCTTTATCACCTTTTTACGGAACTCCTTCTCGGTCAGCATCCTGGTAATGCCCAACATGGTTGAATCAGGGTAATCTAGAAGGGCTAGGATCGTGTAGCGCAGGATGTATTCCAGTCTTGGCCCCCAGGAGTCGAACATCCGCTTCAGCACCCCTACCATCTCGGACGAAATATGGTTTTTAAAGGCCGGGTCCGAAACCTCCAGCGGGTTAAAGGCTATCGGGAACTCGCGATCGGCTGGGTTAAAGTAAATCACGTCGTCTAACCTATTTTCAGGTATGAACTCCATCATATCGGTAGCAAAGTCGCCATGGGGGTCAACTATCGCCATCCCCTGCCCGTGGTAAATGTCAGACAGACTAAGCAGGTTTAAAAGTTTCGATTTACCTGTTCCCGTCTGGCCTACGATGTAAAGATGCCGCCCGCGATCAATACGCTTAAAGCCGAATCTGGTATTGTGGCCGCGGAAGTTGGTTTCGCCAAATAGACTTAAATCCTCCGCATCGGTATTCTCAAGCGTTGGTAGATTAGATGGAGGCTCGGCCGTTTTGGTGGTGGTCCAAACCATATTTGGGGTTTCTACGCTGGTGTGCGGCAAATGGTAAAGGCTGGCCAGCTCCTCGATATTCAGTGTATAACCGGCATCCAAGAACAGGCGCGCCCGGTACTCTTTTAATATGTCGTGGTCAAATGTGGTGCGCTTAGGCGTAAACCCATTGAGGTTGGTAGTGTTGAACTGTTTGAATCCGCCGACTATTGCCTGGATGCGCTGCTTGGCCAGCTCGGGTGTTGGGCCCAAGTAAACAATTCGCACTTTTACCTGGTAGCCTAGTTTAGCCACCTTAGCTTCCACCGCCTTTACGGCTGCCTGCTGGCCGGTAGAAAGTGATTCAGACTTACCGCCCTTCTCCCCTGCCTGCTGCGGCGGCTCAAAAAGTGCTTTGAAGAAATTAGACAGAATATAAACTGGCAACTGAATCAGGTGGCCAATCAACTCAGATTTAAGCTGCATATTGCCGCTTTTTACCTGCTCAATATAGTTCATCCCCTTATTCTGCCAGGAGTCGTCTTCTGGCCGGCTTAGCACCTGCACCCACATCTCTTCGCCTGGTTGGTCGAGCTTGGCCAGTACAGCCGTAATGCCGGCAAGTGGGTCTACCTCAAAAGAAACAAAGGTCTTAATAGGCAGTACCTCATCGCGGGTAAGGGTCAGCTCTGTACTATGCACTACCCGTTCACCTGGCTGCCCGGCAGCATAATCCTCTATCCCCTCGCGGATGCGCACATTCGGGTATTGAGCATATATCTGCCCCTCTACGAAATCCTTTAAGTGCTTGGGGGTCCAGACATAAAAATGAATCTTATTCTCGATCGAAGCAATTTCGCAGCTGATGTGCTCTTGCAGAGAGCCTTCTTTGCGCAGCTCTGTTTTAGGGCGCAGTATTCCATGTAGACTGGCAAACATTTGCTCGGCCGAAAGTTCTTTTTTATCGTTATCTTTCGGAACCTCAATCATCAGCAAGACATTATCCGTCTGGCTGATCCACTCCACACGCCGGCGGTTCTGCCAAATTAAATAAGCTAATACAGCTACAATTATGACCCACCCATAAAGCTGGAATAGTATGATTCCCAGTAGCTGCAGAATTGGACCTAGTATACCCTCCATAATGTCCTTACTTTAGTGCATAGGTCGCTTTGGCGACCCTCGTAAATTGATCTTTCTCTTGCAGGTTCAGGACAATGGTAGTTTTTTTCACCTGGCGTTTCTTCAGTACCCGCTTGACGATTTCATTCTTGTGTAATGGTGTTTCCTCGCGCAGAATCTCAGTAATAATATCGGCTACCGTACCAGGGGTGTAGCCCCAATCACGGAGGGCATATATTCCCCGTCCCACCAGTACAAACCTGGGGTCTTTAATCAGTTCGTTGTGCACGGCCTGGACTGTTACGGTACGCTTGCGCTCGCCAAGGCTGGCGATGCGGTCTGCGATTTCGCTGAAGTGCAGCGGGCTGCCATGGCGGGCCAAAGCGATGTAGGTTTTATCTTTGATCGATTTCGGGTTAACCTCCGGCCAATGCGCCAGTCCCCAACGGCCATCCATATTGGCTAGCTGTTTGGAGATAGAAGCAATATTATGCAAGGTTTCTTCGCTGGCATTACCCGAGACTGTCGGCCGAATTGAGCTTAAGCTGGCCGGTTTGCCGGCTTTTTCGAGTTGCTTTACTACTTCCTGGGCTATACTTCTGACGGCTTCTGGGTGGTAGTCGGGCAGTAAGGCCAGGGCTGGTTTAAAGTGATCACTTTCTTCTATAACGGCTACCGAAGGTGCCAAGGTGGCTAAAAATACAATGTAGGTGTGCTCGGATGGGTCTACATCAAGGCGTTCGGCAATCTTGTCGAGCTCGCTAACGTGTCCTAGGTCTTTTAAGTGATTAGCTAAAATACTATCGGCTTCGGTGATACCGTCGACCTGTGCGGCCTTGAGTTTTGCAACGGCCGATTTTTCGATTTGGCGAACTCTCTCTCGTGTAATGCCGTACTTACCCCCTATTTTTTCTAGAGTCTGACGCTTGGGCATGCCCAAGCCAAAACGACCGGCAACTATTTCCCGGTCTCTTTCTGTTTTCAGCTTAGACAGGATTGCCTGGGCAGCCGTTTGGTAATTGTACTTTGTGGCATTGGTCACTGATAAAACGTCATTTAACTAGATAAATTATAAAATAACTGGTTACCGGTGTCAACAAGTTTACTAGGTATCGCCTCCGCCGCCTAAACCAGAACCGCTGCCAGATCCCGAGTCGCCACCTGGATCCGGTGTTGGCTCCTCTTTTTTCTTAGGTTCCTCTGGTGGTGGGGTTCCGCCTCCACAACCTATCTCACCAGTGCCACAGCCAGGCGGAGCGGCTTCAGCTTGTTTTACAGGTGTGTCTGGCTTGGGTTTGGGCTGGGCCTCTACCAGAACCGGCTTAGGTTCGCCGCTAGCTCCACAACGCTTGGTGGGTTGGTTTTCAGCCAGAAAAACCTCTTCTATCGCGCTAGCGTCATTTGCATCGGCCAATCCTCCGTCCCCTTTGCAGACTTTGAGGTTTACAAGCCCCTCTGGCCTAGTAAACTCTTCTACCGGAGTGCCAGCCAGGGCGCTTTCCATAAATCTATGCCAAATCGGCGCTGCTCCTGTAATACCGTCTACGTTATGCATCGGTGTATGATCGTTGTTACCGACCCAGACGGCTGTGACGAAACTGGGGGTGTAGCCAATAGTCCAGTTATCACGGAAGTCATTAGTAGTACCGGTTTTAACGGCTGCTGGGCGCGAAAGCACCAGTGGTGAGTTAGCGCCAAAGATCTCTTCGCGGTTTTTATTATCACTGAGAATATGGGTTATCATATAGGACAAACGCGGATCAATCACCTGTTTGGGTGCTGGCCGGGCCTCCTTGGTAATATTCCTGGCGAACCTATCTTCTACTTTCAAGATAGAGCGCGGCAACACCTTGGTGCCAGAAGCAGCAAAAGTGGCGTAAACGGTAGCCATATCAAGAGGGCGCACTTCCCCGCTTCCCAGTACCAGACTTAGGCCAAACCGCCCTTCATCTACCAGGCTGGGTCGCGAAACACCTAGATTATGAGCCATACCGATCGTATCGTGGATGCCGGCGAATTTCTGCACATGCACAGCCGGTACGTTTAGTGAGTTGCCCAGCGCCCGCCTCAGAAGTACCGGCCCGCGATACTTAAGGTCATAGTTTTTCGGCTCATAGACTTCGCCATTATCCTGCGATATTCGCAGAGGCTTGTCGTCCACCTGGGTTGCCCCATGCCAGCCCTTGCTAAAGGCAGTGGCATAAGTAATCGGCTTAAAGCTAGAGCCGGGCTGCAGCTGCGCTAGGGTAACATTAACGCTGCCGAACCCCGGCTGGTGGTAGTCGATACTACCGACCATCGCAATAATATCTCCGGTTTTCGGTTGCATGGCTACAAGTCCGCCGTTCGTGACGTGGTTGCCGGCTAGTTTTGCCACCTGCTCACGTACGGCCTGCTCCCCTGCTAGCTGCTTATTGTAATCGAGCGTGGTAGTAACGGTAATGCCACCCTTTTCTACTATCTCTGTGCCATAGATACTGCGCAGGCGGTCTAACACATAAAAGACGAAGTGAGGTGCGCGAATCACTACCTCCTGACTGTGGGCCTGTACTGGCCGGCTGGCAGCCACCCGGGCCTGCTCGTCCCCCACCATACCAAGTAAGCGCATGCGTTCAATTATGTAATCGCGGCGCTCTTTGGCGGATTGCGCGCTGACGTTAGGGTCGTAAATACTTGGGCTCTGCGGCAGGCCGGCCAGCAGCGCGGACTCTTCAAGCGTCAATTCTTGAGGCGCCTTCTTAAAGTAGATTCTGGCGGCTGCATCTATACCGTAGGCTCCTTGGCCATAATAAATACTGTTCACATACATTTGCAGGATCTCATCCTTACTGTAGCGGCGCTCCATTTCCACAGCCAATACCGATTCTTTATATTTCCTGACGAATGAGCGCTCGGATGTTAGCAAAGTGTTTTTAACAAGCTGTTGGGTAATAGTTGAGCCGCCCTGGACGCTAGCTGTATGGCGAAGGTTTTGATAGATCGCCCGGCTGGTACCTTTAATAGAAACCCCGTGATGTTCGTAAAAGTCAGAGTCTTCGGCTGCAAGAGTTGCCTGCT is a genomic window of Candidatus Dormiibacterota bacterium containing:
- a CDS encoding HTH domain-containing protein, which translates into the protein MTNATKYNYQTAAQAILSKLKTERDREIVAGRFGLGMPKRQTLEKIGGKYGITRERVRQIEKSAVAKLKAAQVDGITEADSILANHLKDLGHVSELDKIAERLDVDPSEHTYIVFLATLAPSVAVIEESDHFKPALALLPDYHPEAVRSIAQEVVKQLEKAGKPASLSSIRPTVSGNASEETLHNIASISKQLANMDGRWGLAHWPEVNPKSIKDKTYIALARHGSPLHFSEIADRIASLGERKRTVTVQAVHNELIKDPRFVLVGRGIYALRDWGYTPGTVADIITEILREETPLHKNEIVKRVLKKRQVKKTTIVLNLQEKDQFTRVAKATYALK
- a CDS encoding FtsQ-type POTRA domain-containing protein; the protein is MRRPSRHVRKIGRPVYIRNQGAKKRRRLPQVANFLQIAILVVAAFLLLIGASRITKVSEIKVDGTSSLPPAKIQRLVGEGLSRQWFGSSLLMVNSSALEGDLLAKEAGIKKVVIKRRLPGTLTVKITEHSPSLNWKTTSGLYLLDNEGVVLGESRGEYSKLPAVHDSSNLPVKKGDRVAPSAFVAFCIELASRLPETKLTITEMQVPETTSEIHVKTSKGFVIKFDTTRPAGEQIQDLQAVLSHLAAQKKSPAEYIDLRIEQKAYYK
- a CDS encoding DUF87 domain-containing protein, whose protein sequence is MEGILGPILQLLGIILFQLYGWVIIVAVLAYLIWQNRRRVEWISQTDNVLLMIEVPKDNDKKELSAEQMFASLHGILRPKTELRKEGSLQEHISCEIASIENKIHFYVWTPKHLKDFVEGQIYAQYPNVRIREGIEDYAAGQPGERVVHSTELTLTRDEVLPIKTFVSFEVDPLAGITAVLAKLDQPGEEMWVQVLSRPEDDSWQNKGMNYIEQVKSGNMQLKSELIGHLIQLPVYILSNFFKALFEPPQQAGEKGGKSESLSTGQQAAVKAVEAKVAKLGYQVKVRIVYLGPTPELAKQRIQAIVGGFKQFNTTNLNGFTPKRTTFDHDILKEYRARLFLDAGYTLNIEELASLYHLPHTSVETPNMVWTTTKTAEPPSNLPTLENTDAEDLSLFGETNFRGHNTRFGFKRIDRGRHLYIVGQTGTGKSKLLNLLSLSDIYHGQGMAIVDPHGDFATDMMEFIPENRLDDVIYFNPADREFPIAFNPLEVSDPAFKNHISSEMVGVLKRMFDSWGPRLEYILRYTILALLDYPDSTMLGITRMLTEKEFRKKVIKEIQDPVVKSFWVNEFASWNDKFANEAVAPVLNKVGAFTANPLVRNIIGQPKSSIDLRKVMDDGKILIVNLSRGMVGEDNAAILGALMVTKIQLAAMGRANVSLGERRPFYLYVDEFQNFATDSFAVILSEARKYGLNLTVANQYISQMPETVRDAVFGNVGSMVTFRVGAEDGSVMGKYFEPIFEPGDLVKLHNQEIFISMSIDGEKALPFSAKTIMMPQPENDLSARIIDSSRQRFASGREEIEKAIVEWSNGGQEAGASDAAKTKSADEQKPNFIRNLKNPERRHGSGNQSRSGHDRNRNRPNRPHQNASQNGHQGQQKRTEEKPGAAPKSVNHRNFVVSGATREQAIGQGEEVSLRHDKD